One genomic window of Prochlorococcus sp. MIT 0801 includes the following:
- the murC gene encoding UDP-N-acetylmuramate--L-alanine ligase, producing the protein MKLKKTTELPTHIHFIGIGGIGMSALAMILAKKGYSISGSDQKKNLTLKKLAENKVHTFPTQAESNIDEILKVHGKNILVVRSSAIHRDNSELSKARKYNLTIKHRSEILAFLIEQKRSIIVSGSHGKTTTSTYITTLFSYANKNPTAIIGGIIPLYKKNYNFGNSEFLIAEADESDGSLVNFNPNIGLITNLELEHVDHYLDLEDLIKTMKQFAQKCECLITNFDCENLRDNIQSSKLFSIKKINNIDFALIPKESNGYEIIAEYYEKEKFIDVIKIPVPGIHNLSNTVAAIAACRVAGILFKDIKEGIKNLKLPSRRFEFKGLWQNRLIVEDYAHHPSEIDAAISIASTIIKTKHKLSKILPRRLVTIFQPHRYSRTQKFQKEFAKSLSQSDLVIITPIYSAGEDKVEDINNKNIGDELKKIKPNLEIYTPDNNQDVIKIIKKHTLEKDLILIMGAGDINLICENLFLELLNNKLISNNIAA; encoded by the coding sequence GTGAAATTGAAGAAAACAACAGAGTTACCAACTCATATTCATTTTATTGGAATCGGTGGTATTGGTATGTCTGCTCTAGCAATGATTCTCGCGAAAAAAGGATATTCAATTTCTGGCTCTGACCAGAAAAAAAACCTAACTTTAAAGAAATTAGCAGAAAATAAAGTCCACACCTTTCCAACCCAAGCAGAATCGAATATTGATGAAATTCTTAAAGTCCATGGAAAAAATATATTAGTTGTTAGAAGTTCAGCAATACATCGAGATAATTCAGAATTATCTAAAGCAAGAAAATATAATTTAACAATTAAACATCGTTCTGAAATATTGGCCTTTTTAATTGAACAAAAAAGATCAATAATTGTCTCAGGATCTCATGGCAAAACAACTACAAGTACTTACATTACAACATTATTTTCATATGCCAATAAGAATCCGACGGCTATCATAGGCGGAATTATACCTCTCTACAAAAAAAACTACAATTTTGGCAATAGTGAATTTTTGATCGCAGAAGCAGATGAATCGGATGGATCGTTAGTAAACTTTAATCCAAATATCGGATTGATTACGAATTTAGAACTTGAACATGTTGATCATTATCTAGATCTAGAAGATTTAATAAAAACAATGAAACAATTTGCTCAAAAGTGTGAATGCTTAATTACTAATTTTGATTGTGAAAATCTTAGAGATAATATACAGAGTTCTAAATTATTTTCGATTAAAAAAATTAATAATATAGATTTTGCACTAATTCCGAAAGAATCTAATGGATATGAAATTATTGCAGAGTATTATGAAAAAGAAAAGTTTATTGATGTTATAAAAATACCAGTTCCTGGAATACACAATTTAAGCAATACAGTAGCTGCAATAGCTGCATGCAGAGTAGCTGGAATTCTTTTCAAAGATATAAAAGAAGGAATTAAGAATTTAAAGCTCCCTTCAAGAAGGTTTGAATTTAAAGGATTATGGCAAAATAGATTAATAGTTGAGGATTATGCTCATCATCCGAGCGAAATTGATGCTGCAATATCAATTGCATCTACTATCATCAAGACAAAACATAAACTTTCAAAAATTTTGCCTAGAAGATTAGTTACCATATTTCAGCCACATCGATATAGTAGAACTCAAAAGTTTCAAAAGGAATTTGCAAAAAGTCTAAGTCAATCTGATTTAGTAATTATAACTCCAATTTACTCTGCTGGAGAAGATAAAGTCGAAGATATAAATAATAAGAATATTGGAGATGAGTTAAAAAAAATTAAACCTAACCTAGAAATATATACACCAGATAACAATCAAGATGTGATAAAAATAATAAAAAAACATACACTTGAAAAAGACTTGATTTTAATAATGGGAGCAGGAGATATTAATCTAATATGTGAAAATCTATTTTTAGAATTACTCAATAATAAATTAATCAGCAATAATATAGCCGCTTAA